From Flaviflexus ciconiae:
CGACCCCGATGCGGTTGTGTACCTTGGCTCATTTTCGAAGATCTTCGCACCTGGATATCGGGTGGGATGGGCATTGGCGCCGCACGCGGTCACGCAGCGGCTCATCCTTGCCGCCGAATCCGCGATTCTCTCCCCAAACATGGTTGGGCAACTCTCCATCGCCGAATACCTAAAGACCTACGACTGGTTCCAGCAGGTTAAGGAATACCGGGGCATGTACCGCGAACGTCGCGACGCCATGCTTGAATCGCTCACCGAATACCTACCGAGCTCCACCTGGACGGTGCCGGACGGTGGCTTCTACACGTGGGTGACCCTCCCGGAAGGCCTTGACGCACACGCGATGTTGCCCCGCGCCGTCACCCACCGCGTCGCCTACGTGTCGGGAACAGCCTTCTACGCCGATGGCCAGGGCCGTGACCACATGAGACTCTCCTTCTGCTATCCCACGCCGGAAAACATCCGCGAGGGTGTGCGACGCCTCGGAACCGTTATCGAGGCAGAGAAGGAACTTGTGACCATGTTCGGAGCACAGGAGCGTCACGAACACGGACCCGTTATCGAAAACCCATCCACAGAGACCCACTGAAGGCGGAGAAGCCATGACATCACCACAGACCGTTGCCATTCTCGCCGGGGGGCTTAACCACGAGCGGGACGTATCGATCCACTCGGGCAGGCGAGTAGCTGGAGCGCTCCAGGAAGCCGGCTACCAGGTCAAGGTTCTCGATGTGGATTCGAACCTCCTTCAGAGACTCTCGGCAATCCAGCCGGATGTCGTATGGCCTCTTATTCACGGCTCCACGGGCGAGGACGGCTCCATTCAAGACCTTCTCGAGCTCATCGGATTACCCTACGTTGGCAGTAAGGCACACGGGAGCCGACTAGCGTTTAACAAGCCCGTCGCAAACTCTATCCTCGCCAACGCTGGCATTGCGGTACCGGAATCCACCTCCCTTCCGCAGTCACTCTTCCGCGAGGTCGGAGCAACCGCGATCCTCGACCTCGTTGCCGCGAAGTACGGTTTCCCTGTCGTTATTAAGCCAGCTGCGGGCGGTAGTGCCCTGGGTGTCAGCATCGTGACCGAAGCCAAGGCCCTGCCGGGCGCCATGGTCGACAGCTTTGCCTACTCAGACCGTGTTCTTATCGAGAAGCATGTCGAGGGCCACGAGGTGGCCGTCTCCGTTATTGAAACCGCGGAAGGCAAGCCGTTTGCCCTGCCCCCGGTAGAGATTGTCACAAACGGCCTCTACGACTACGACGCTCGCTACAACGCCGGTCGCTCAGAGTATTTTGTTCCGGCACGCTTCGAAGATGATCTGCTCACGAAGTGCATGGACGTGGCGATCACCGCGCACCAGCAACTCAACCTCAGACACATTTCGCGCTCGGATCTTGTCGTCGACAACAACGGCACGCCCTGGTTTATCGATGCGAACTCTGCACCGGGAATGACCCAAACATCACTGCTCCCGCAGGCAGCTGTCCGCTATGCAGAAGACAACGAAATGGCCCCCAGCGAACTGTATTCACAGATCGTGGAGGCCGCTCTCGTCTTTTAGCTATCCGGATTATTCTCGTCCGGGTTCGGCACTCGTTCCACTGGGATAGACAGGACGTCGAGTATTCGGTTCAGGTCATCGATCGAACCGAAATCCACCGTCATGGTGCCCTTTCGAGCACCAAGCTTTACCTTCACCCGGGTGTCCAAC
This genomic window contains:
- a CDS encoding D-alanine--D-alanine ligase family protein; this translates as MTSPQTVAILAGGLNHERDVSIHSGRRVAGALQEAGYQVKVLDVDSNLLQRLSAIQPDVVWPLIHGSTGEDGSIQDLLELIGLPYVGSKAHGSRLAFNKPVANSILANAGIAVPESTSLPQSLFREVGATAILDLVAAKYGFPVVIKPAAGGSALGVSIVTEAKALPGAMVDSFAYSDRVLIEKHVEGHEVAVSVIETAEGKPFALPPVEIVTNGLYDYDARYNAGRSEYFVPARFEDDLLTKCMDVAITAHQQLNLRHISRSDLVVDNNGTPWFIDANSAPGMTQTSLLPQAAVRYAEDNEMAPSELYSQIVEAALVF